The window CGGTAGTCGCCGAACGGATGATCTCGATCGGCGACAGCACCTCGCGGCGCAGCAGGAATTCGCGCGACTGCTCGGCCTGGAGCTGGCCGAGCAGGTCCGAGCCATAGGCGACCGGCACGCCGGCGCGTTTGCAGATCTCCAGCGACTTCAGGCCGCCATCGATGACGAGGTCGTTCTTGGCGAGCATCTCGGCATTCATACCGAATTCGGCGGCACGTTCCTTCATCGCGTAATAGGCGACGAGGTTGGCGGTCAGGAACATGTTGTTCTCGGCCATCAGCTTGGCCGAGGCGTCGTCGATCAGGTTGCCGTGCTCGATGGCACGCACGCCGCATTGCGCGGCGCGGGTGATGGCTTCTGGCGTATAGGCGTGGGCGCAGACATAGCGGCCGAAGGCCTTGGCCTCGGTCACAGCCGCGGTGACCTCCTCGACGGTGAATTGCATGGAGTCGAGCGGGTCGTAAGGACTGGCGACGCCGCCGGACATCATAATCTTGATGTGGTCGGCACCGAGCCGCATCTGCTCGCGCGTCGACTTGATGACCGAAGAGACGCCGTCGGAGATGTTCATCGTAAAGGCCATCGCGTTGCAGCAATGGCAGCGTGCGCCGAAATCGGTGCGCCGGCGCGGGTCGCTATGGCCGCCGGTCGGGCCGATCGCGGCGCCGGCGATGAACAGGCGCGGGCCGGCAATGTCGCCCTTCTCGACCGCTTCCTTGATGCCCCAGTCGGCGCCGCCAGTGTCACGGACCGAGGTGAAGCCGCGGTCGATCATGCCTTTCATCAGGCGTGCGGCGCGGGCGGTGGCGAGCGTCAGCGGCACGCTCTCCAGCAGGCGGATATAGACCTCGGAGAGCATGACGTGGACATGGCTGTCGATCAGCCCGGGCATTAGCGTGCGCCCGCCGCAGTCGATCACATCAGCCTTGTCGGCCTTGATCGGCTTGTCGGAAACTTCGCGGATCAACTCGCCTTCGACAAGCAGTTCATGACCCTTGCGCAATTCGCCATGGCCTGGCTCCAGCATCGCGAAATTGCGGAACAGGACCTGCGTCATGGCGGCGTCTCCCGGCGAAGCTCCTGATATATTATGAGCTTCGCAGGCCGTGTCCATCGCGTCCTGCGCGTAATGGCGCGATGGAGTCGCCTTTCGCGATCAGCCGGCCGCCGCGTTCTGCGCCAGCGCCCGGCCGCGGACGGGCAGAGACAGGTCGTTGGCGAGCATGCGATTGATCGCGGGGAGGCCGTCGAGCAGGTCTGGCAGGAAGGCCTGTGACGGCGGCATCCGCTTGGGCAGCGCGTGCAGCGCCTTTGCCATCTGCCACGGGTCACGCGTGCTCGCGCCGGTCTGGGTCGGATCGAGCAGCACGTCGATCAGGCGCAGATTGTCGGCGCGTTCGGCCCGGATCGCCTGCTCCAGGCGCGGCCGGACGCGCGGCACGATCAGCGCCGGCTTGTCGAAGGACAGGATCTCGCAGAACGTGTTGTAGCCGCCCATGGCAACGACGCAGTGGGCCCGGTTCATCAGGAGTTCGAGACGCGGCTCGAAGCCGATGCTTTCCAGCTTTGGCAGCTTCGCGATGCGTTCGGTGAACTCCTTGCGCTTTTCGCGCGACAGGAACGGGCCGAAGACGATCAGCGATGGCAATTCGATGGTCGGATCGGTCTCATAGGCCGAGATCACCCAGTCGATCACGCCGGCGCCGTCGCCGCCGCCGCCGGGCGTCACCAGGATGAACGGGCCTTTGGTGATGCGCGGATGCCGGTTCGGCGGCATCGGCGAGGGCACTGCGCGCTTGAGATAGCCGGTGTAGCGGATCTTGTCGGCGAAGAGCGGCTGGTTCGGCAGCCCGTCGAGCGGCCGGTAGATGCTCTCCAGCCCGTAGACCCAGATGTCATCATACGTATTGGCGAGCACGTCGAGCGCGCCGCTCTGGCGCCATTCCTCATGCAGCTTGGCCGGCTCGTCGAGCACGTCGCGCAGGCCGAGCACGATGCGTGCGCCACGCCGGCGCAGGATCTCAAGGGACGGGATGAGCTCGCCGCGCAGGCCGATCGGCTCTTTGTCGACGATGACGATGTCCGGGTCGAAGGAGAGCACCGTCTGCTTGATGAGGTCGGTGCGCAGGCGGATCGTGTCGGCGAGTTCGAGGTTGAGATGGTGCGGCAGATAGCGGCCGTCGCTCTGCTTCTCGATGCCGGGAATGCGGACATAATCGACGCCGTCGCCGAACTGGAAGCTCGAGATCATCGACGAGCCGGAGACGATGATCACTGATATATGAGGGTAGCTCGCGACCAGCGAATTGGCGATTGCGCGGCAGCGGCGGATATGGCCGAGACCGAAGGTGTCGTGGCTATAGATCAGGACGCGCGGTGCATGCGGACTGCACGGCGGGCGGCGCACGCCGCTATCGTCGATCAGACTGAGCCCCACGTGCGTCGCGTCCTCTGCTTGAAGGTCAGATGGCCTTCGGGGGACGCCAGAACGCACCCGAACTGCCCGAAACCATAGCGCTGCCGGCGCGTCAATCCAAGTCCGTTGCCAGGTAGGTTGCCGCGCCGAAGAGAGCATCGGGACCGGAGAATGCGACGGCCGCGTGACCGGACAGTCGCGCCAGCAGATTCGTGAGGACATCCCACGCCGTATTGTCATGATCGTGATGGTGCAACAGCAGGCCGAAGGGCTGGTTCGGTTCGGGGTCCAAGCGGCGAATGGCGAGCGTTTGGACCATCTCGGCCAGGAGATCGCCGGGCTGCCGGCCGACGCGGCCGCCATGCCAGTCGATCAGATCGAGATCGGTGTTGATGAGACGGAGCCCGCCGGCTGGTCCCAGCGCGAAATTGCGGAAGCAGGACAGGCCGGCGAAGCCGAGTTGA is drawn from Bosea sp. Tri-49 and contains these coding sequences:
- a CDS encoding metal-dependent hydrolase family protein; amino-acid sequence: MTQVLFRNFAMLEPGHGELRKGHELLVEGELIREVSDKPIKADKADVIDCGGRTLMPGLIDSHVHVMLSEVYIRLLESVPLTLATARAARLMKGMIDRGFTSVRDTGGADWGIKEAVEKGDIAGPRLFIAGAAIGPTGGHSDPRRRTDFGARCHCCNAMAFTMNISDGVSSVIKSTREQMRLGADHIKIMMSGGVASPYDPLDSMQFTVEEVTAAVTEAKAFGRYVCAHAYTPEAITRAAQCGVRAIEHGNLIDDASAKLMAENNMFLTANLVAYYAMKERAAEFGMNAEMLAKNDLVIDGGLKSLEICKRAGVPVAYGSDLLGQLQAEQSREFLLRREVLSPIEIIRSATTVGAQLLRMEGKLGTLRAGAYADIILVDGDPLKSLELFQNQGAKLPLIMKGGAFHKNTLH
- a CDS encoding glycosyltransferase family protein, whose translation is MGLSLIDDSGVRRPPCSPHAPRVLIYSHDTFGLGHIRRCRAIANSLVASYPHISVIIVSGSSMISSFQFGDGVDYVRIPGIEKQSDGRYLPHHLNLELADTIRLRTDLIKQTVLSFDPDIVIVDKEPIGLRGELIPSLEILRRRGARIVLGLRDVLDEPAKLHEEWRQSGALDVLANTYDDIWVYGLESIYRPLDGLPNQPLFADKIRYTGYLKRAVPSPMPPNRHPRITKGPFILVTPGGGGDGAGVIDWVISAYETDPTIELPSLIVFGPFLSREKRKEFTERIAKLPKLESIGFEPRLELLMNRAHCVVAMGGYNTFCEILSFDKPALIVPRVRPRLEQAIRAERADNLRLIDVLLDPTQTGASTRDPWQMAKALHALPKRMPPSQAFLPDLLDGLPAINRMLANDLSLPVRGRALAQNAAAG